Proteins from a genomic interval of Papaver somniferum cultivar HN1 chromosome 4, ASM357369v1, whole genome shotgun sequence:
- the LOC113274908 gene encoding salutaridine reductase-like, whose protein sequence is MNSVTETKIRCAVVTGGNKGIGFEICKQLATKGISVVLTARDVTKGLEAVEKLKNSYGLSNVIFHQLDVMNPVTLHSLVDFIRSHFGKLDILVNNAGILGAITDAAGFTATLQALEATVALGEDQIKEKPNLKQVINETYELAEECVQTNYYGVKSVTKALISLLQLSSSPRIVNVTSTIGMLQFVSNENALEILSDGDGLKEESVDEMVNMFLKDFKGGLLESKGWPSCLPAYTVSKASLNAYTRILAKQFPSFRINCVCPGWVKTDICYHSGVLTTTEGAERVVNLAFIPDDGPSGLFFSHGKITSF, encoded by the exons ATGAACTCAGTTACTGAAACAAAAATCAG GTGTGCAGTTGTTACCGGTGGAAATAAGGGAATCGGATTTGAAATTTGTAAACAATTAGCTACTAAAGGGATTTCAGTTGTGTTGACTGCTAGAGATGTAACCAAAGGATTAGAAGCTGTTGAAAAGCTCAAGAATTCATATGGACTTTCTAATGTTATTTTTCATCAACTTGATGTGATGAATCCAGTTACTCTTCATTCATTAGTTGATTTCATTCGAAGCCATTTTGGGAAACTGGATATTTTG GTGAATAATGCTGGAATTCTTGGAGCAATAACTGATGCTGCTGGATTCACGGCAACTTTGCAAGCTCTTGAGGCAACGGTAGCTCTTGGG GAGGACCAGATCAAAGAGAAGCCAAATTTGAAACAAGTGATAAACGAGACTTATGAATTGGCAGAAGAATGCGTGCAAACAAATTATTACGGTGTGAAATCAGTGACCAAAGCACTTATTTCTTTACTTCAACTCTCTAGTTCACCGAGAATTGTTAATGTTACCTCCACCATTGGAATGCTACAG tttgtcTCCAATGAAAATGCTTTGGAAATACTTAGTGACGGGGATGGCTTAAAAGAAGAGAGTGTGGACGAGATGGTGAACATGTTTCTTAAGGATTTCAAGGGGGGTTTATTAGAATCAAAAGGATGGCCTTCATGTCTACCTGCATATACAGTTTCAAAAGCATCTTTGAATGCTTATACGAGGATACTAGCAAAACAATTTCCTAGTTTTCGCATAAATTGCGTATGTCCTGGTTGGGTCAAGACGGATATTTGCTACCATAGTGGAGTTTTAACTACCACAGAAGGTGCAGAAAGAGTTGTGAATTTGGCTTTTATACCTGATGATGGTCCTTCTGGTCTCTTTTTTAGCCATGGAAAAATAACTTCATTTTGA
- the LOC113272151 gene encoding 3-ketoacyl-CoA synthase 1-like has translation MKPSSYSFTSIQILQFSFLTLLTALLVFHFLLSNTPFTYILTIFLQNIHLSVTCACCTLISLYFFISNRPSPIFLVDFSCYKPDVDRKCSFEVCEYFLRRSARFTNESENFMRGIYRKSGLGDETYVPPFIFKCNVESTLDYAVQEAEEGMFSSVDSIFSKTKLDPQQIDVLIVTSGTFTSVPSLSSMLVNRYNLRPDIKTFNLSGMGCSSGVLCVDSAANVLRGCTKSKYALVVITESISLNWYFGDDRSMLVTNCIFRVGCAAAIITNDPSQRRFSKMELVNSLRTHHGADDSAYKAAFQKEDEFGNLGISLTKDLIRVAGANLRDHIRLLAPRVLPLIQLALYAYSVIQSVLSQGELKPIVPDFTTAFDHICIHTGGKAVIEQVSRVLKLGEEVTEPARMSLHRFGNTSSSLVFYELAYFEAKGRVKRGDKMWMLAFGTGFKVCSIVFKSLGDSPNNDDEIEMDNPWRDCIHRYPTKTW, from the coding sequence ATGAAACCctcctcctactcattcacatcAATCCAAATCCTTCAGTTTTCCTTCCTAACTCTCTTAACAGCCCTTCTCGTGTTTCACTTCCTCTTATCCAACACTCCCTTCACCTACATCCTCACCATCTTCCTACAAAACATCCACCTCTCTGTAACATGCGCCTGCTGCACACTCATATCTctatatttcttcatctctaaccGTCCATCTCCCATTTTCCTCGTCGACTTTTCATGTTACAAACCTGACGTCGACCGGAAATGTTCATTCGAAGTCTGCGAATACTTCTTACGCCGCAGTGCACGTTTCACAAATGAAAGTGAAAATTTCATGCGTGGAATATACAGAAAATCGGGGCTAGGTGATGAGACCTACGTACCTCCTTTCATTTTTAAATGTAACGTTGAATCCACTCTAGACTACGCCGTCCAAGAAGCTGAAGAAGGTATGTTCTCATCCGTTGATTCAATTTTCAGCAAAACTAAACTGGACCCACAGCAGATTGATGTCTTGATTGTGACATCTGGCACTTTTACATCCGTCCCTTCGCTTTCGTCGATGCTGGTCAACCGGTATAATCTCCGTCCGGATATAAAAACGTTTAATCTCTCCGGTATGGGGTGTAGTTCCGGTGTATTGTGTGTTGATTCAGCTGCTAACGTGCTTCGAGGTTGTACAAAATCTAAATACGCATTAGTTGTGATCACCGAGAGTATCTCATTGAATTGGTATTTTGGTGATGACCGTTCCATGCTTGTGACGAATTGTATTTTTCGCGTTGGATGTGCGGCTGCGATTATCACAAATGATCCGAGTCAACGCCGGTTTTCGAAAATGGAACTCGTTAACTCGCTTAGAACTCACCATGGAGCTGATGACTCTGCATATAAGGCAGCTTTTCAAAAGgaagatgagttcggtaaccttgGAATATCACTTACTAAAGATCTGATACGCGTAGCTGGTGCGAACTTACGAGACCATATAAGACTACTAGCACCTCGGGTTCTTCCATTGATTCAACTCGCTTTGTATGCTTACTCGGTTATTCAGTCGGTTTTATCTCAGGGTGAGTTGAAACCCATTGTTCCCGATTTTACAACAGCTTTTGATCATATCTGTATACATACGGGAGGGAAAGCAGTGATCGAGCAAGTGAGTAGGGTTTTGAAACTTGGTGAGGAAGTGACTGAGCCGGCAAGAATGAGTTTGCACCGATTCGGGAATACTTCAAGTAGTTTGGTGTTTTATGAGTTGGCTTATTTTGAAGCCAAAGGAAGGGTGAAAAGAGGTGATAAAATGTGGATGTTGGCATTTGGAACTGGTTTCAAAGTGTGTAGTATTGTGTTTAAATCACTTGGAGATTCTCCCAACAACGATGATGAAATCGAAATGGATAATCCATGGAGAGATTGCATCCACAGATACCCAACAAAAACTTGGTGA
- the LOC113272152 gene encoding (+)-neomenthol dehydrogenase-like produces the protein MDSNTQTKIRCAVITGGNKGIGFEICRQLASSGISIALTSRDATKGLEAIEKIKISFGLSIIVFHQLDYIHIGGAMSALGYECLQTNYYGVKLVTEALIPLLQLYDSPRIVNVTSTMGMLKVVFNVNALEILSDGDGLKEESVDEMVNMFLKYFKEDLMESKGWPSCLPDHIISKASLDAYTRILTKQFPDFHINYVMVGSRQIFAL, from the exons ATGGATTCAAATACCCAAACAAAAATAAG GTGTGCAGTTATTACTGGTGGAAATAAGGGAATTGGATTTGAGATTTGCAGACAATTAGCTTCTAGTGGGATTTCGATTGCGTTAACATCTAGAGATGCAACTAAGGGTTTGGAAGCTATTGAAAAGATCAAAATTTCGTTTGGACTTTCTATTATTGTATTTCATCAACTTGATTACATCCACATAGGAGGGGCTATGAGTGCACTGGGATAC GAATGTCTGCAAACAAATTATTATGGTGTCAAATTAGTGACTGAAGCACTTATTCCTTTACTTCAACTCTATGATTCACCGAGAATTGTTAATGTTACTTCCACCATGGGAATGCTGAAG GTTGTTTTCAATGTAAATGCTTTGGAAATACTTAGTGATGGGGATGGCTTAAAAGAAGAGAGTGTAGATGAGATGGTGAATATGTTTCTTAAGTATTTCAAGGAGGATTTAATGGAATCAAAAGGATGGCCTTCATGTCTACCTGACCATATAATCTCAAAAGCATCTTTGGATGCTTATACCAGGATATTAACGAAGCAATTTCCTGATTTTCACATAAATTATGTCATGGTTGGTTCAAGACAGATATTTGCTTTATAG